From the Lathyrus oleraceus cultivar Zhongwan6 chromosome 4, CAAS_Psat_ZW6_1.0, whole genome shotgun sequence genome, one window contains:
- the LOC127138424 gene encoding BTB/POZ domain-containing protein At2g24240 has translation MGVKNDRVKFNVGGRVFETTSTTLANAGRDSMLGAMLDENWNLLDNGSEKFMDRNADCFSVILDLLRTGELYIPQNIPEKLLYREALYYGVLDHVRSAKWGQFDGNRLRLSRSVQGQAPGDGTAIRAGPDGGCCVAHGCMVHVYDWMLDQHNPLNLDYQRVNDVGWVDPNNIVIGVSERLGRGDGGMGLFSSHNGELRYKFHVSHENHVKSYTAGALSFSSDYKIFSSCKGRSNEYGVGVWDQVTGKQVDFFYEPLGWSLGDADKLQWLEGSNCLLVATMFPRKDNCYISLLDFREKKMVWCWSDVGATLVVDEKRVRDAIAMEGNRSICVVNEFEELGFMDLRSSAAASVRWSSRSRLMKGKMPEEPCYPKLALHGGQLFSSMNDCISVFCGPEWVLTSRLRRSYGGSICDFSIGGDRLFALHSEENVFDIWETPTPPII, from the coding sequence ATGGGGGTTAAAAACGATAGGGTGAAATTCAATGTTGGAGGCAGAGTATTTGAAACGACATCAACAACACTTGCAAATGCTGGGAGAGATTCCATGTTGGGTGCAATGTTAGATGAGAATTGGAATCTGTTAGATAATGGAAGTGAGAAATTCATGGATCGTAACGCAGATTGCTTCTCTGTTATCTTGGATCTGTTAAGAACTGGTGAACTTTACATCCCACAGAACATTCCTGAGAAGCTTTTATACAGAGAAGCTCTTTATTATGGTGTTCTAGACCATGTTCGCTCTGCAAAATGGGGTCAATTTGATGGGAACAGGTTAAGGTTGTCTAGGTCTGTTCAAGGACAAGCACCTGGTGATGGAACAGCAATTCGAGCTGGTCCAGATGGTGGTTGTTGTGTTGCACATGGTTGCATGGTTCATGTTTATGATTGGATGTTAGATCAACACAATCCTCTTAACCTTGATTACCAAAGAGTCAACGATGTTGGTTGGGTTGACCCTAACAACATAGTTATAGGTGTGAGTGAAAGACTTGGTCGTGGTGATGGTGGAATGGGTTTGTTTAGTTCACATAATGGTGAACTTAGGTACAAGTTTCATGTTAGTCATGAAAATCATGTTAAAAGTTACACTGCTGGTGCTTTGAGTTTTAGTTCTGATTACAAGATTTTTTCTAGCTGTAAAGGTAGAAGTAATGAGTATGGTGTTGGTGTTTGGGACCAAGTTACTGGTAAACAAGTTGATTTTTTTTATGAGCCTTTAGGTTGGTCGCTCGGCGATGCTGATAAGCTTCAATGGTTAGAGGGTAGTAACTGTTTGTTAGTTGCTACAATGTTTCCTAGAAAAGATAACTGTTACATTAGTCTTTTGGATTTCAGAGAGAAGAAAATGGTTTGGTGTTGGTCTGATGTAGGTGCTACATTGGTTGTGGATGAGAAAAGGGTGAGAGATGCTATAGCAATGGAGGGTAACAGATCAATTTGTGTGGTGAATGAGTTTGAGGAATTAGGTTTCATGGATTTGAGAAGCTCTGCTGCTGCAAGTGTGAGGTGGAGTTCGAGAAGTAGGTTGATGAAAGGGAAGATGCCTGAAGAACCATGTTACCCTAAATTGGCATTGCATGGGGGACAACTTTTCTCTTCCATGAATGATTGTATTTCGGTGTTTTGTGGACCTGAATGGGTTTTAACGTCGAGACTTCGACGTAGCTATGGTGGGTCAATCTGTGATTTTTCCATTGGAGGTGATAGGCTTTTTGCACTTCATAGTGAAGAGAATGTTTTTGATATATGGGAGACTCCAACACCACCAATTATATGA